ACAAATTCTCCtgtgcctctctgtctctgtgcctttctttgtctgtgtctctgtctgtgactctgtgtgtttctctgtctaTGTGTCTCACTGTCTTTGGCACTGTCACAGCAGATTTTTTCATCCACTGCTTGCAGACATGTCCAATGTAGTGAGATTAACAAAATACATCTCTGATGCAGTGAGATTAACATCAGACATCTGATGTGATGAGATTAATATCAGACATATTTGATGTAGTGAGATTAACATCAGATATCTGATGCGGTGAGATTAACATCAGACATCTCTGATGTGGTGAGATTAACATCAGGCAGTGTAAAACGATTTGGATCCACCATCTAGCCTCTTGAGAAAAGGTGCTTATAACGGTTGTCGGATGATATTATATCCAAACAGTTAATTAAGATGTactaatatattttatttgttcTTGTACTGGAATATGTGAATATTATGTTACTTGTAATTTGAATTGGTAATGCATTAGCCTAGTTGATGTGTGGGTTTGCTTGTTCAGAATGATCATCAGTCTTTTCACATATACTTGGACTGAGCTTCCACATTTGCAGGGTTTAGTTTTACCCTGGAGTTTATTTAACTCGGTCATGGTCCAAGGTTTCTCTATTTAACTCCATGTGTAGAGGTCATGTAACATCAGTGACATTTATTCAGGTCCCATTTGGTCTCCTTGCTCACATACTCCCCAATCAAAAGCTGCTGCCAAATGTTTGCTAAAGCTAAACTAACTGAAACAATAGAATTAGCTTTGTATTGTACaaaataaatgtgtatacatgtgcatgtgtatatatttacaagatatatatatatatatatatatatatatatatatatatacagttgtgatcaaatttattcaacccccaatgctgcgaagggttttatggaattcagtgcacatttgtaattgtgttcataatgaaatcttacaaggacttgttaaagaactaaatgcaactaagatagcatcaattttttttgtcataaagtattaaatggactttttgtgatttcttcattgacacaattattcaacccctttacgactaccactcctaagaacagaggttcattccagtgttttccatcaggtatagaaaacatctgtggatgtcaacgagcagcaatcaagcatgataagcaccaattaggcagatttaaaaggactgtgatactcagctccttctagacatctactggtgtgtttccaagcatggtgaaggcaagagaatggtcccagaagacaagagaagaggttattgctcttcacaagaatggcaatggatataaaaagattgcgaagttgttaaatattccaagagacactatcggaagtatcattcgcaagttcaagttaaagggcacagtggaaacgttacctggtcgtggcagaaagaagatcctgaccgcgactgctgtgcgctacctgaagcgtaatgtggagaaaaatccccgcgtgactgctaaggaactgaaaaaagacctgtcagatgtgggcactgaagtttcagctcagacaataaggcgcgcactgcataacgagacctccatgccagaacgcccagacgcacccccttgctgactccaaagaacaagaaaagtcgactgcagtatgccaaaagtcatgtggacaagccacaaaggttttgggacagtgtactgtggtcagatgaaactaaattagaactgtttgggacaatggaccagcgctatgtttggagaaggaagaaccaggcttatgaacaaaagaacaccttgcctactgtgaagcatggccgggggtcaattatgctttggggctgttttgcttctaatggtacaggaaagcttcaacgtgtgcagggtaccatgaattcccttcaataccaggagatcttggaggaaaatgtgatggagtcagtcacaaacctgcggcttgggagacgttggaccttccaacaggacaatgatccgaagcacacatccaagtccactagagcatggttgaacatgaaaggctggaacattctagagtggccatcgcaatcaccagacttaaatccaattgagaacctctggtgggacctaaagaaggcagttgcagtgcgcaagcctaagaatgtgactgaactggaggcttttgcccatgaagaatgggctaagatacccataggtcgctgcaagacacttgtgtcaagctatgcttcacgcttgaaagctgtcataactggaaaaggatgttgtactaagtactaaaaaataatgtcactagggggttgaataaaactgataatgatgtgagcacagtaaagacatttgtggttattccatcataaatattatgttatgtttgtctaatttataagtgcctctttgatataattgtaaataagatgactgaaatgatcaaaatcaatgtcaaactggccaaaacactttatttcagtgggggttgaataaatttgatcacaactgtatatatatatatatatatatatatatatatatatatatatatatatatatatatatatatatatatacacacacacaagaaatcaAGAATTGCGCAACAAACAAGTACAGTTTGTTATCCTGTACCATATCCCAGTTAGCACAGTACAGGAAGTATTTTCCTCAGCCTGGTTTCTGGGATGTGTAGGTGAGCTGCTAGgacaattctctctctctgcattctCTCTAAAAATGAAGAGGTAACACTATGATGGTCTTAGTAGTGCGACCCTCAGGTTCCTCATCTGTACATTCTCAGAAGAAATCGGACTTTTAAGAGCTGGAGCAGGACGTCCCTGACAGCACGCCTCAGGTACCCAGAGCCCGGCCGCTGGACCTGAGATCGCTTGGAAagtcaggaagtgtgtgtgcagtcaccTGCTCGTCCTGGGGTCACTGGGTTTGTCTTGATCCCACTGTTGATGAGAGCGTGTGTCgtggtgagggagggagggagtctgagctgcaggaggaggaggggatgctgggggggggtgttgggggggtggccAGCTCGCCAGGACACCAAGCACCAGCAGGGAGCTGACGCCAGGACTCTGCTCGGATTCTCCCCGGAGTGGAGGCTGCTCATAAAACGTCCTCGCGCGGTGTCTAACAGCAGGGGGCGCCGCGGGGGTCCCGGCTCCTCGCGGTGGGATTACAAAGCCGTGCTTCCTCTCCGAGCAGCAGGATGGAGCGCCGTTGCACCTGTGCGCTGGCCAACTGTACGTGAAGTAAGTACCTCTCTTCCGGCTGTGGGATTTgcatgagacagagagactgcaGAAACACCTTCAGCGAGGGGGGGTGGGTGTAGACAACCGTTGTTCAGAGGTGAACTCTGCATTCAAAGTCTTTGTAAATCAAAAACGTCATAATCTTTGGGAAGTCATTCTTTGGTGAGATGTCTCTATTTCCAAAGTGCTTCGATGGTGAATCTAAGAATGTCGCTAGGATGAGTCTGTGTGAGTGCTGTGTCTACTTGAAGAATATACAGTCCAGTGTGTCCCTATCGTCCGGAACATGTGTGTTTCTCATCAgtaatatagcaaaatgcaatCTTACTGTTATTCATAACATTGTATACACATACACCTGTACACATACACTTCTACAAACACCAAACACTTTCTGATCTCACATTATCTGGCATAATCAGTTTCTCTATAGTAGTTTACCCAGTTCTAACTGAGAACTTTAAAAAGAAGCTTTAAATACATGTCATCCACTTCTACCCTCTGCATGCTGGCTGACACTCCTGAGATTTACAAGAGACATTTAACTGATTTCTCTTTCTGAGCTGTGTGGGTGTTTCACATGTTAAAGACACCAGTGCTTATTAGGGTTTGGAGGATAGTTGGTCAGAGGGTTTGCGTTGTTCActagctgtgtgagtgtgtatttgtAGCCTCCACCTGTAGCAAGCAGAGAGGGAAACAGACAAACTGAGGAAGCTGGCAACTCTGTCATCTCTGTTGTATCTGTTGTCTGTCGTCTGTGTCATCTCCGTAGTCAGTgtcgtctctgtctctgtcgtcTGTTTCGTCTctgttgtctgtgttgtgtctgtggTCTGTGTCGTCCCTGTTGTCTCTGTGGTCTGTGTCACTctgttgtctgtgttgtgtctgtCATCTCTGTTGTCTCTGTCGTCCCTGTCGTCTCTGAAGTCTGTGTCGTCTCTGTTGTCTGTGGTCTATGTCATCTGTTTCGTCTctgttgtctgtgttgtgtctgtggTTTGTGTCACTctgttgtctgtgttgtgtctgtCATCTCTGTTGTCCCTGTCGTCCCTGTGGTCTGTGTCCCCATGTTCAGCCTGAGCCCCGAGTGTCGGTCTGTGGTGTGGTCTGTGTCCCCATGTTCAGCCTGAGCCCCGAGTGTCGGTCTGTGGTGTGGTCTGTGTCCCCATGTTCAGCCTGAGCCCCGAGTGTCGGTCTGTGGTGTGGTCTGTGTCCCCATGTTCAGCCTGAGCCCCGAGTGTCGGTCTGTGGTGTGGTCTGTGTCCCCATGTTCAGCCTGAGCCCCGAGTGTCGGTCTGTGGTGTGGTCTGTGGTGTGGTCTGTGGTGTGGTCTGTGGTGTGGTCTGTGGTGTGGTCTGTGGTGTGGTCTGTGGTGTGGTCTGTGGTGTGGTCTGTGGTGTGGTCTGTGGTGTGGTCTGTGGTGTGGTCTGTGGTGTGAAACGTGTCGTGCGGCTGCTCCAGGTGGGATTCTGCATGATGTACTTCATCCCAGGTCAAACGACGCGTTCGTAGGACTCTGTGCACTCCTCACTTCTGGGGTGTTGGCACAGTCTTTTGTCTGATTAAAATTCAGCACGGACATGTCATGCTGGTGAGTTATagctgtgaaagtgtgtgtgtgtgtgtgtgtgtgtgcgtgtgttttatGGGAATGGCATTAATATTTTAACAGTTTCCTCAGTATAGAAGAAGGAGACAGAGCTCTGATCACTAAAGGTCGGTTTATTCGGCCACACCTGATTATCATTTTCATTTGGGTAATACGTTTGCATCTTTGATTTCATTCAATCAgccacagataaaaacaaatctTGACAGGAGTGATTTGCTCTTTTTCTCATTAGTCAGATGTTGAAATGTTGAGTCACATGCTCATAAGACAATTACAGGTCACCTCGGCACTGTACCAGGACACACCTGTTTTAGCCTGCACTGCTATGCCCTCGCAAATCGGTGACTCGTCGTCATttcaaacacaaaacactgcgATGCAGTTGCCATGTTGACAGGAAAGACCTTTCTTCCTGCTGTTCATGTCTGTTGGATGTGTGTCCTGGTGGGCAGCAGGTTTGTTGACTGTCGGGACTGTCTCAGCTCTTTAATGCATCTGGTTAAGTTGTTTCTTTGCATGTTAATGCACCTATGGACCACTTACCCCTCGCTGAGCAATCACAAATAAACATTACTATCAAAGTCAAAAGCTTGCTCTTAAAAAGAAGTGTCATCTGCAGTTACGTTTAAATTGACGACTATATTGCTGGGAAACAGATGGTAATACTGCAACAGATGTTACAATAAAGAGGCATACATTAGATGTATCAATTAAGCACTTTGTTCACAGCAGAGATCTCAAAAATGTAAATTTATGCCACTCAAAGTTTTTGTTCTGTTGTAAATGCTTTTTGCTCTGTGTCtgcctccctctttctcactaGATTAGGTGTCACTGTAATAGCGTCATCGGCTGCTGCGCTGAGAATAATCATGCAGTTGGACTGGAGGAGTTGAGACTGCACTGGGATTAAAACGTGTGAAGAACAAAGTGCATAGAAGGAAGCGCAGAAGTGCAAcccttacagagagagagagagagagagagagagagggacagagagagagggagggacagatgATGGATCACGCACATCCAGGTGGCCTCCATGAAGGAGAGAGCTGATCCAGAACCATGGAGGTGTTTGATGGTTTCGCGGTTCTTCACGCCTGCTGTGTAAGGTCCAACTGTGAGAACATGCGGAGTTAAATGAGTCATTCTCCCGGTCCGCGGAGCTGGACACTCACTCGGACGCAGCATGTAGCAGGACAGCATGTGACCGACGATTCAGTCCCGAGAGTCCGCCAGTATGGAAGAGCAGGCGGCCGTTTTAATTCAGATATACGGGAATAGCACTGAGCACTTAAACAGTTCGCTCGATTACAACTCGACGGACGCGAAGGAGAGCTCGGAGACGTACGACTTTTACGTGATCGGCCTTTTCCTCTCCTGCATGTACACAATCTTACTCTTCCCCATCGGCTTTATTGGCAACATCCTCATCCTGGTGGTGAACCTCAACCACAGGGAGAAGATGACCATCCCCGACCTCTACTTCATCAACCTGGCGGTGGCGGACCTCATCTTGGTGGCCGACTCGCTCATCGAGGTCTTCAACCTGAACGAGAAGTACTACGACTACGCCGTGCTGTGCACCTTCATGTCGCTGTTCCTGCAGGTCAACATGTACAGCAGCATCTTCTTCCTGACGTGGATGAGCTTCGACCGCTACGTGGCGCTAGCCAGCTCCATCAGCAGCCGGCCGCTACGCACCATGCAGCACGCGCGTCTCAGCTGCACCCTCATCTGGATGGCCTCCATCCTGGCCACGCTACTGCCCTTCACCATCGTGCAGACGCAGCACACGGGCGAGGTCCACTTCTGCTTCGCCAACGTCTTCGAGATCCAGTGGCTGGAGGTGACCATCGGGTTCCTGGTGCCGTTCTCCATCATCGGCCTGTGCTACTCCCTCATCGTGCGCATCCTCATGCGGGCCCAGAAGCACCGGGGCCTGTGGCCGCGCCGGCAGAAGGCCCTGCGGATGatcgtggtggtggtgctggtgttctTCATCTGCTGGCTTCCCGAGAACGTCTTCATCAGCATCCAGCTGCTCCAGGGCACGGCGGACCCCTCGCAGCGCACCGGCGCCACCCTGTGGCACGACTACCCGCTGACGGGGCACATCGTCAACCTGGCCGCTTTCTCCAACAGCTGCCTGAACCCCATCATCTACAGCTTCCTGGGAGAGACGTTCAGGGACAAGCTGAGAGTGTTTGTGAAGCAGAAGGCCAGCTGGTCTGTGGTCCACCGTCTGTGTCACCACACCCTGGACCTCAACATACCCGGCAGGGGGGAGTCCGAGGTGTAGCACCAAACGCTGGTCCAGCGCAGAAGAAACGAGTTCTCAAAGCTCTTCTCTGATGAGATGCTAAGAAGAACCATGCGGACGCTCTTCGTTGTTATAAGAGCCTATTAGACTGAAGTTACTCTAGAACTACAGATGTAACTGTGCAGGGTGGAGATCTGTGCTGTGAGCACCACAGCCGTGAGGGAACTACAGATGTAACTGTGCAGGGTGGAGATCTGTGCTGTGAGCACCACAGCCGTGAGGGAACTACAGATGTAACTGTGCAGGGTGGAGATCTGTGCTGTGAGCACCACAGCCGTGAGGGAACTACAGATGTAACTGTGCAGGGTGGAGATCTGTGCTGTGAGCACCACAGCCGTGAGGGAGCACAGATTCTCCCTGCTGCACAGGGAAGTGGATGCAGAATTCTGTATTCTGTACAGTGTATTCACACTGTATTTGTTTTATATCCTGCAGAGTAATAGATACTCAGTGAAGTGGAAACATGGGGTATTCAGGGTAATGCTTTGCAAAGATGTTGACACAGTGGATTATATtgcaaagaaaaaaatgacTGACCTGTTTTCTAAAAGTAAACTTTATagttattaaaaaaaacatataatgTATCAAAGCAATGACTTTTATATTTTATAGAGCAATTGTGCTCAGTGAGCCCGTGGTAAGGGAACAAATAAAGGAACACAACAAAAGACATGTGGCCtatttctcttctcctctgcctCATAGCACAGCGTAGTGTAGTATagcataatgtgtgtgtttgcatgtgtaatCAAGATTGCAGTGTACTACATGAGGGTTCCAAATGTCCTTCGACATTTCAGACATTTCCTCAACCGTGCAAGAAAAGTGCTTTTTACAGTCACTTTTGTTCTTTTAACTTTTTTATTGTTGCTGAGCAGAACTCTGCTGTTGAACAGGAGACGTCTTGGTCTGCTGCTGCTCCTGCATTAGGTGGTGCCCTAGTCACTCCTGACTCTTCTGTGCTCTGCTTCTTTGCAGTAATTTCCACATATTTCCTAGTCTGGAAAAGCAACAGCAAAAACAGAAAGTTTGAAATGCCCGAGTTCATCTGAGGTTCATTGCACATCTTAGCTTGACATGAGTAACATCTCCAGGTGAATGTGAATTAAAGCAAACTCTGTTAGGGGAATTAGAGCTCATTCTGTCAGAGGTGTCATCCATCCAAACCCCAGGTGTTTACCAGACGCAGGTGGCTAGCAGAGGGCCCAGTAAACGTAAACACATTAGTTCAGACTTCAGTAACCTATCTAGTGATGCTCTATCAGTAGTGCTCGTTTAGACCTGGAATCTCAGCCATGTTCCACCAGGTTACGTTCAACATAACCCATGGCACTGGTTATTTTCAGTGGAACTACAGTACCTGGGTATGTCTGATAACCTCCAAGAATCTAAGGATGCTCACAGaggtgttttctgtgtgtgtgtgtgtgtgtgtgtgtgcgtgcgctctGATATGAACCTGTAAATCAGAGCTGTGGTGCTGTCCCCCACAAGTGTGTTGTCTCCATTTGCTCTGCCCAGTCAGACCCTGGCCAATCGGTGCTGTATCTGGTCCCTGGTAGCTGCAATGGACACTGTCATACCAGAACTGGAGAAATGTCTAAAACGTCTTTGCACCTCTGTAAATAGACAATGAGACAGGCCATAGGTTGCTACCAGAGGtagtggtgatgtagtgtgatCTTTCCCATGGAAACCAGACTGAGAAAGCAACTAAGTCATAAATATATGGGGTGTTGCTCTTAACATGTGGCCCCATGTTCCCATAAACTCAGccttaaatacaaataaatcgCCCTTAGGATCAGA
This Brachyhypopomus gauderio isolate BG-103 chromosome 6, BGAUD_0.2, whole genome shotgun sequence DNA region includes the following protein-coding sequences:
- the gper1 gene encoding G-protein coupled estrogen receptor 1, which gives rise to MEEQAAVLIQIYGNSTEHLNSSLDYNSTDAKESSETYDFYVIGLFLSCMYTILLFPIGFIGNILILVVNLNHREKMTIPDLYFINLAVADLILVADSLIEVFNLNEKYYDYAVLCTFMSLFLQVNMYSSIFFLTWMSFDRYVALASSISSRPLRTMQHARLSCTLIWMASILATLLPFTIVQTQHTGEVHFCFANVFEIQWLEVTIGFLVPFSIIGLCYSLIVRILMRAQKHRGLWPRRQKALRMIVVVVLVFFICWLPENVFISIQLLQGTADPSQRTGATLWHDYPLTGHIVNLAAFSNSCLNPIIYSFLGETFRDKLRVFVKQKASWSVVHRLCHHTLDLNIPGRGESEV